From the genome of Homalodisca vitripennis isolate AUS2020 chromosome 8, UT_GWSS_2.1, whole genome shotgun sequence, one region includes:
- the LOC124367717 gene encoding uncharacterized protein LOC124367717 codes for MCAITMPRLTAVFWVVAVLGVSGAQDLCGRCECLPAGPTPTQAICHDNSPTADKIFLPWTTAESASIELIYIYGMKTVNFTENSFTTERPITLFIQNCSYVNINDHSIEKLRTLLIRDADRVDVGILPQEYLWTTVLEDIKQLSISSASLSALYSVMIGHIGSLSLVPTTGDDLCSANPDFTFTLLTSQVNSVPSGGMSLCGGHITINSNTFNHVEEEGFQISTEGSVAIVNNLFKNVSKQAFNLTSPEIHITSNHFVNLPAGTLRGVSTLLDSFFTNNTVSDIDLGGVLLDMGWDMIIERNIIDCDCASKRTSILNPKHDMLYLTNSSMEKLQNIFRYNFCNLNCTVTLKAFSYALSRGEVCVTNKTKLEHEVLCNISTLPEVDSTTLDDIFTTEMTDTETDKDSSFVSAASKPKVLVPLGIIAALLIVTSSVLYGCKEIFSFRFTFKPDRDIGSKISLR; via the exons ATGTGTGCGATCACGATGCCTCGACTGACAGCTGTCTTCTGGGTGGTAGCAGTCCTGGGTGTCTCAGGGGCCCAGGACCTCTGCGGCAGGTGCGAGTGTCTTCCGGCAGGACCTACCCCAACCCAGGCCATCTGCCATGATAACAGCCCAACCGCTGATAAG ATATTCTTACCGTGGACCACCGCAGAAAGCGCTTCCATagaactaatatatatttatggaatGAAAACAGTGAACTTCACTGAGAATTCGTTTACAACAGAAAGGCCGATCACTCTATTCATCCAAAACTGCAGCTATGTGAACATCAATGATCACTCAATCGAGAAGTTGAGAACTTTGCTGATAAGAGATGCTGATAGAGTAGATGTCGGCATCTTGCCACAAGAGTATCTGTGGACCACAGTCCTCGAAGATATTAAACAGCTGTCAATCTCCTCAGCCAGCCTCTCTGCTTTGTACTCTGTCATGATTGGGCACATTGGCTCTCTCAGTCTTGTACCAACTACGGGCGATGATCTCTGTTCTGCCAATCCTGACTTTACGTTCACTCTACTTACTAGCCAG GTGAATTCCGTTCCCAGTGGAGGCATGTCGCTGTGTGGAGGTCACATAACGATAAACAGCAACACGTTCAATCATGTAGAAGAAGAAGGGTTCCAAATATCCACTGAGGGGAGTGTAGCCATCGTCAACAACCTATTCAAGAACGTGTCCAAACAAGCCTTCAACCTGACATCTCCTGAAATCCACATAACGAGCAACCATTTTGTGAACTTGCCAGCTGGAACGCTCCGTGGGGTCTCGACACTTCTAGATTCCTTCTTCACCAACAACACCGTCTCGGACATCGATCTCGGAGGGGTGCTGCTGGACATGGGCTGGGACATGATCATAGAACGGAACATCATCGACTGTGACTGTGCCTCGAAAAGAACCAGCATATTGAACCCCAAGCACGACATGCTGTATTTGACCAACTCCTCGATGGAAAAGCTGCAAAACATCTTCCGCTACAACTTTTGCAACCTGAACTGCACTGTGACGTTGAAAGCGTTCAGCTACGCTCTGAGCAGAGGCGAGGTCTGcgtcacaaacaaaacaaaactggaACACGAAGTGCTCTGCAATATTTCAACTCTGCCAGAGGTGGATTCTACTACGTTAGATGATATCTTCACCACTGAAATGACCGATACTGAGACTGATAAAGATAGCTCTTTTGTGTCAGCAGCGAGCAAACCGAAGGTTCTGGTACCTTTGGGAATAATAGCTGCGTTGCTTATTGTTACTAGTTCAGTGTTATATGGCTGTAAAGAAATATTCTCTTTCAGATTCACCTTTAAGCCAGACAGGGATATCGGATCAAAAATTTCCCTCCGTTAA